In Armatimonadota bacterium, the following proteins share a genomic window:
- a CDS encoding sigma-70 family RNA polymerase sigma factor, with protein MSAPLSALGAIHDATRMGIFTQRNPRDFERAVSPELPVLYRVARRLGCSPEEAEDLVQTCLLKAFKAWERFDGCNLRSWLIKILRNERLMVIRSYKEALSLEDHAEIEPVQEGFWGELDGKLEAERIFAAMEELTPPYRMAVQLCDVEELTYEEAADIMDVPIGTVRSRLSRARQMIREAILKENAQEAAR; from the coding sequence ATGTCGGCCCCCTTATCGGCCCTCGGCGCGATCCACGATGCCACCCGAATGGGAATATTCACCCAACGCAACCCCCGAGATTTTGAACGGGCCGTCTCTCCGGAACTGCCTGTCCTTTACCGTGTGGCGCGACGCCTGGGATGCAGCCCCGAAGAAGCCGAAGACCTTGTTCAAACTTGCCTCTTAAAGGCTTTCAAAGCCTGGGAGCGCTTTGACGGGTGCAACCTCCGGTCTTGGCTCATTAAAATCCTCCGCAACGAACGGCTGATGGTAATCCGGTCGTACAAAGAGGCCCTCAGTTTGGAAGACCATGCCGAAATCGAACCCGTTCAAGAAGGGTTCTGGGGCGAGTTGGACGGCAAATTGGAGGCTGAACGCATTTTTGCCGCAATGGAAGAACTGACACCCCCTTACCGGATGGCCGTCCAACTTTGCGACGTCGAAGAATTGACTTACGAAGAAGCCGCCGATATCATGGATGTCCCAATCGGGACAGTCCGCTCCAGACTTTCCCGTGCCCGGCAGATGATCCGGGAAGCGATCTTGAAAGAAAACGCCCAAGAGGCCGCACGATGA
- a CDS encoding glycoside hydrolase family 15 protein — protein MPRDLVFGNGRFYLAMDRRGLIRELCWPVVGSPNHLAGRRIRLAIRRQSGWFCWLDDPGWRVDQWYCGDVGLTVWRGFGLTIVRRAAMGGQVAVLDYEIDLDEEMDFFQSQELRINETDIGDTCFYAPDIEQMVHFKMGVWVGFGGRGVGQKIDQVACGLSGIPEHEGTWRDAEDGHLAGKPIEQGSVDSTFGLRVEGKWQTTISVAESLESLGPHGEEDAIRVREDWIRAGVVAKGILAGKEPLPGRDGPEWLSPICERVVRANTGEGGRVIAAIDSDIMGVNRSNYAYVWMRDAVLTATALGERVDLPGFVPECDTGRFLWQKYHPTGYRGSTWHPHAGDGAFPYQMDETALLVSFAHNNQMVDSRIEGWLALLRESISEDGMPRPSWDLWEECFGVHFWTTATVAQAFFDAGETQAGQELVGAMSEHFHPVEGRIPRRVNDHVADASVLAGCLWCQHLRPAFLDRSVEMVEQHLLMSTNCRGVARYEGDYYCRVREGYPGNPWIICTMWLARAYWLQGRKDEADDLLVWAEDLASASGMLAEQYHPDTREPLSVSPLTWSHAEYLESARLIRG, from the coding sequence ATGCCGCGCGACCTGGTTTTTGGGAACGGCCGCTTCTATCTGGCAATGGATCGGCGGGGCCTGATTCGCGAGCTTTGCTGGCCGGTGGTCGGGTCCCCCAACCATTTGGCGGGCCGGAGGATCCGTTTGGCGATCCGGCGGCAAAGCGGTTGGTTTTGCTGGCTCGATGATCCCGGCTGGCGAGTGGATCAATGGTATTGCGGTGATGTCGGCCTCACCGTTTGGCGCGGGTTTGGCTTGACGATCGTGCGCCGGGCGGCGATGGGGGGGCAGGTGGCGGTTCTCGATTACGAAATTGATCTCGATGAGGAGATGGATTTCTTCCAGAGCCAGGAGCTCCGGATTAACGAAACAGATATCGGCGACACCTGCTTCTATGCCCCCGATATCGAACAGATGGTGCATTTTAAGATGGGTGTGTGGGTTGGGTTCGGGGGCCGCGGGGTCGGCCAGAAGATCGACCAGGTCGCTTGCGGGCTGAGCGGCATCCCCGAGCATGAGGGCACTTGGCGCGATGCCGAGGACGGGCACTTGGCCGGCAAGCCGATCGAACAGGGAAGTGTCGACTCGACCTTTGGACTGCGGGTGGAGGGCAAGTGGCAAACGACGATCTCCGTTGCCGAAAGCCTGGAATCGCTCGGCCCGCATGGTGAAGAGGATGCGATCAGGGTTCGGGAGGATTGGATCCGTGCCGGTGTCGTGGCTAAAGGGATCCTTGCGGGGAAGGAACCGCTTCCGGGCCGGGATGGCCCCGAGTGGCTCTCGCCAATCTGCGAGCGGGTCGTCCGTGCCAATACTGGGGAAGGCGGCCGGGTTATCGCAGCAATCGACAGCGACATCATGGGGGTTAACCGCTCGAACTACGCCTACGTGTGGATGCGGGACGCCGTGCTCACGGCGACGGCCCTTGGCGAGCGGGTCGACCTGCCGGGGTTCGTCCCGGAATGCGATACGGGCCGGTTCCTATGGCAGAAGTACCATCCGACCGGGTACCGCGGAAGCACCTGGCACCCACATGCGGGCGATGGCGCATTCCCTTACCAAATGGATGAGACCGCCTTGTTGGTGAGCTTTGCCCATAACAACCAAATGGTCGATAGCCGGATTGAGGGTTGGCTGGCTTTGTTGCGAGAGTCCATTTCGGAGGACGGGATGCCGCGCCCGAGTTGGGATCTGTGGGAGGAGTGTTTTGGAGTTCATTTCTGGACGACGGCAACCGTGGCCCAGGCCTTCTTCGATGCGGGTGAAACCCAAGCGGGGCAAGAATTGGTGGGAGCGATGAGTGAGCACTTCCATCCGGTGGAAGGGCGCATTCCCCGGCGGGTTAACGACCATGTGGCCGATGCTAGCGTCCTGGCCGGTTGCCTTTGGTGCCAACACCTCCGTCCGGCATTCCTCGACCGTTCGGTGGAAATGGTGGAGCAGCATCTTTTGATGTCAACAAACTGCCGGGGGGTCGCCCGGTACGAAGGCGACTACTATTGCCGGGTCCGCGAGGGGTATCCAGGGAATCCCTGGATCATCTGCACAATGTGGTTGGCCCGCGCCTATTGGTTGCAAGGCCGCAAAGACGAGGCGGATGACCTGTTGGTTTGGGCGGAAGACCTGGCCAGTGCCAGTGGGATGCTGGCAGAGCAATACCACCCAGACACCCGGGAACCCCTCAGCGTCTCCCCGTTGACATGGAGCCACGCCGAGTATTTGGAGTCGGCAAGGTTGATCCGGGGTTAG
- a CDS encoding PLP-dependent transferase produces MKRETLLQHLGEERHHLGAVTPPIFQTSLFVQPDFDTFRGKLKDPSQSEERFVYSRVGNPNLSIVEKKLAMLEGTESALVFASGMAAISAAILHCVRAGDHIVCIDTAYGPTREFLTNYLPDFGIETTFVAGCDSQEIFDACTEDTKLVYLESPSSILFRAQDFRAVSAFARERGIWTVADNSNATPLFQQPHSLGIDIVVHSATKYLCGHSDVVAGALCARKDVTTAIELREGQWFGGRLAPFDAWLMLRGLRTLKLRVDEAQRQGRLLFDFVKGLGLGEVLYSGDPDHPQAGLISQQQTGHTSLVTLIPTCQEESAVKQFLESLKVFQMGVSWGGFESLAVPVFGKPMDWPDERWMVRFYAGLEDIADLQLDISAAAHHLAPAVTAN; encoded by the coding sequence ATGAAGCGGGAAACCCTGCTCCAACACCTAGGCGAAGAGCGGCACCACCTGGGTGCAGTGACGCCGCCAATCTTTCAAACATCGCTGTTCGTCCAGCCCGACTTTGACACGTTCCGGGGAAAGCTCAAAGATCCGAGCCAGTCTGAAGAGCGGTTTGTTTACAGTCGGGTTGGGAACCCGAACCTCTCGATTGTCGAAAAGAAATTGGCGATGCTAGAAGGCACAGAGTCGGCTTTGGTCTTTGCCAGCGGCATGGCGGCGATTTCTGCGGCGATCCTCCATTGTGTGCGTGCCGGGGACCACATCGTCTGTATCGACACCGCTTACGGACCAACCCGCGAATTCCTGACGAACTACCTGCCTGATTTCGGCATTGAAACGACATTCGTGGCCGGCTGCGATTCGCAGGAGATTTTCGATGCTTGCACCGAGGATACGAAGCTGGTTTACTTGGAATCGCCGAGCAGCATCTTGTTCCGTGCCCAAGATTTCCGGGCTGTTTCGGCTTTTGCCCGCGAGCGGGGGATTTGGACCGTGGCCGACAATTCCAATGCGACACCTCTCTTCCAACAACCACATTCCCTGGGCATCGACATCGTCGTCCATTCGGCCACCAAATACCTTTGCGGCCACAGCGACGTCGTGGCGGGGGCGCTTTGTGCCCGCAAAGATGTGACAACGGCCATCGAATTGCGGGAAGGGCAATGGTTTGGCGGTAGGTTGGCCCCGTTCGATGCATGGCTGATGCTGAGGGGTTTGCGGACGCTGAAACTCCGGGTGGACGAAGCGCAGCGGCAGGGAAGGTTGCTCTTCGACTTCGTCAAAGGTCTCGGGCTGGGTGAAGTCCTCTATTCCGGGGATCCCGACCATCCCCAAGCCGGTCTCATTTCACAGCAGCAGACTGGGCACACCAGCCTGGTCACCCTCATCCCGACTTGTCAGGAAGAATCAGCCGTCAAGCAGTTTTTGGAATCACTGAAAGTGTTTCAGATGGGGGTCAGCTGGGGCGGGTTCGAAAGCCTCGCGGTTCCCGTTTTTGGCAAACCGATGGACTGGCCGGATGAACGGTGGATGGTGCGGTTTTATGCCGGGCTTGAAGACATCGCGGATTTGCAATTGGACATCTCGGCGGCGGCCCACCATCTTGCGCCGGCCGTCACCGCGAATTGA
- a CDS encoding family 20 glycosylhydrolase translates to MRRIWMVDFAREQSPTLDHLYQFAATAQDAGYDAIGLYLEHRFAYQSTPWSHGKGAVTPDQIRSLQAEFPSLEIIPFINLLGHFEGFFNCEEGRIFREEVFSGLQACPSCPEFVNLCEALIDETADVFKSEIIHIGGDETAQLGKCPRCAALMAGKAVDEKAWLYQRHFEPLIRRVVGHGRRPALWGDMFLDHPSALEGLPRETLIFDWQYGGGVQKSAAAFSGFDVVACPATAVYNAAWMHVARTESNVRQVAQDAHSLKLEGVCLTTWEQVMYNPYDSIFPAVEWAARIAADPNSGESLADSFGEAADWAKTMGVELEQMGGVWAASGHRHKLKSRLFLAGNPFLAWLHHRDEAEPERAKKLVQLSEKAIRLAPAEPYKNVALALRGMVEALVLMREAHASYAQCEPDAAIGKLAPMRYLFDTFARIARDNHVRIGGSLADIERARIAKHHVETVIQRVRAYGHRELGYLPAFEIITNHRFTPHDQACWWLVNRWANE, encoded by the coding sequence ATGCGCCGCATATGGATGGTCGATTTTGCCCGGGAACAATCGCCAACCCTCGACCATCTTTACCAATTTGCCGCCACCGCCCAGGATGCTGGTTACGATGCCATCGGGCTCTATTTGGAACATCGCTTTGCCTACCAATCGACTCCGTGGAGCCACGGCAAAGGGGCGGTCACACCCGACCAGATCCGGTCGCTTCAAGCAGAATTCCCATCCCTGGAAATCATCCCGTTTATCAACCTTCTCGGCCATTTTGAAGGGTTCTTCAACTGCGAAGAAGGGCGCATCTTCCGCGAAGAGGTCTTTTCCGGACTCCAGGCCTGCCCCAGTTGCCCAGAATTCGTCAATCTGTGCGAGGCCCTGATCGACGAAACCGCCGACGTCTTCAAGTCGGAAATCATCCACATTGGGGGAGACGAAACCGCCCAACTCGGCAAATGTCCCCGTTGTGCCGCCTTGATGGCCGGGAAAGCCGTGGACGAAAAGGCTTGGCTTTACCAGCGCCACTTCGAACCGCTCATCCGGCGGGTGGTCGGGCATGGGCGCCGGCCCGCCCTTTGGGGGGACATGTTCCTGGACCATCCGTCAGCTCTGGAAGGGCTCCCCCGTGAAACCCTGATCTTTGATTGGCAATATGGAGGCGGCGTCCAAAAATCAGCGGCGGCCTTCTCCGGATTCGACGTAGTCGCTTGCCCGGCCACCGCCGTTTACAACGCGGCTTGGATGCACGTGGCCCGGACGGAATCGAATGTCCGCCAGGTGGCCCAAGATGCCCATAGCCTCAAACTTGAAGGGGTCTGCCTAACCACTTGGGAACAGGTGATGTACAACCCCTACGACAGCATCTTCCCAGCCGTGGAATGGGCCGCCCGGATCGCGGCCGATCCGAATTCGGGGGAAAGCCTGGCCGATTCATTTGGAGAAGCGGCGGACTGGGCCAAAACCATGGGGGTCGAATTGGAGCAAATGGGTGGGGTTTGGGCGGCCTCTGGGCACCGCCACAAGCTCAAATCCCGGCTCTTCCTGGCTGGCAACCCCTTTTTGGCCTGGCTCCACCACCGTGACGAAGCAGAGCCCGAGCGTGCCAAGAAGCTAGTCCAACTCAGTGAGAAGGCGATCCGACTCGCCCCGGCCGAACCCTACAAAAATGTCGCCCTTGCCTTGCGTGGGATGGTGGAAGCACTGGTGCTGATGCGGGAAGCCCACGCCAGCTACGCCCAGTGTGAGCCCGATGCCGCCATAGGGAAACTCGCTCCCATGCGGTATCTGTTCGACACATTCGCCCGGATTGCCCGCGACAACCATGTGCGCATCGGCGGATCGTTGGCCGACATCGAGCGCGCCCGAATTGCCAAACACCATGTGGAAACGGTCATCCAACGGGTCCGGGCTTATGGTCACCGCGAGCTGGGCTATCTCCCGGCGTTCGAAATCATCACGAACCACCGGTTCACACCCCACGACCAAGCCTGTTGGTGGCTCGTCAACCGGTGGGCAAACGAATAG
- a CDS encoding UbiX family flavin prenyltransferase, giving the protein MGTGRIVLAVTGASGAIYAQRLARHLAQNFDEIYLMLSTQAIDVALTELGVAINRKEFSTQPWLGKSFRNIHLLDEKDYFTPPASGSFRHDGMIICPCSMGTAGRIANGVSNDLVTRAADVCLKERRPLILVPREMPWNLIHLRNMTQLAEAGATILPASPAWYGKPKSMEDLADTVVARILQAVGVEQNLFAQWMVEE; this is encoded by the coding sequence ATGGGAACCGGTCGGATCGTATTGGCGGTGACAGGGGCGAGCGGGGCGATCTATGCCCAACGCCTGGCCCGGCACCTCGCCCAGAACTTTGACGAGATCTACTTGATGCTCAGCACGCAGGCCATCGACGTCGCCCTGACCGAGCTGGGTGTCGCCATTAACCGGAAGGAGTTTTCAACCCAGCCCTGGCTTGGCAAGAGTTTCCGGAACATCCACCTCCTGGACGAAAAGGATTACTTCACTCCACCGGCCAGTGGGAGTTTCCGGCACGACGGCATGATCATTTGCCCATGCAGCATGGGCACGGCCGGCCGGATCGCCAACGGGGTGAGCAACGATTTGGTGACCCGCGCCGCCGATGTCTGCCTAAAGGAACGCCGGCCGCTCATCCTTGTCCCTCGCGAGATGCCATGGAACCTGATCCATTTGCGGAACATGACCCAACTCGCCGAGGCGGGGGCAACGATTTTGCCGGCGAGCCCGGCATGGTACGGCAAACCGAAGTCGATGGAAGATTTGGCTGACACCGTGGTAGCCCGGATTCTGCAGGCTGTCGGAGTCGAACAAAACCTATTTGCCCAATGGATGGTCGAAGAATGA
- a CDS encoding MBL fold metallo-hydrolase — protein sequence MPSITFHGAAGTVTGSRHLLEYGGHKVLVDCGLFQGPREIRDKNWEPFPVDPREVDAVVLTHAHTDHIGFLPKFVKMGYRKKVYATLGTVGLCRVSLPDSGRLQEEEAKFRNRHGATRHSPALPLYTEADAYETLNLMEKLHYYQWQELPGGATFRYLPAGHILGAAFIEFYFPDGERILMGGDLGRYDAPIIKDPTPVDFAEYLVIESTYGNRLHPKGDAKEMLLEVAERAMRDRGIVLVPSFAIGRTQELLWFCNELEKEGRWPGLPIYVDSPMANKATLLYLQSEEDHDNEMRIDMREGHSPFRPDMVRLIQDRQFSKELNSSPGPWMVIAGSGMCTGGRILHHLKAHIDQPGTTVLFTGYQAEGTLGRDLLEGAEHVRIFGEELRVAARLERLEMLSAHADYSEMLRWLRGFKEPPKHTFIVHGEPDAALAMKQHIIDELGWQNLTIPAQGDSFQLE from the coding sequence ATGCCTTCTATCACGTTCCACGGTGCGGCCGGCACGGTCACCGGTTCGCGACATTTGCTGGAATACGGCGGCCACAAGGTGTTGGTGGACTGCGGCTTGTTCCAAGGCCCCCGCGAAATCCGCGACAAGAACTGGGAGCCATTCCCGGTCGATCCACGTGAAGTGGACGCGGTGGTCTTGACCCATGCCCACACCGACCACATCGGTTTCTTGCCCAAGTTTGTGAAAATGGGCTACCGCAAAAAGGTCTATGCGACCCTTGGCACGGTCGGCCTTTGCCGGGTGAGCCTTCCCGATAGTGGCCGACTGCAAGAAGAGGAGGCGAAGTTCAGGAATAGGCACGGTGCGACGCGGCACAGTCCGGCCCTCCCGCTTTACACCGAAGCGGACGCCTACGAAACGCTGAATCTGATGGAAAAGCTCCACTACTACCAATGGCAAGAACTGCCGGGCGGGGCGACATTCCGGTACCTGCCGGCGGGGCACATCCTGGGAGCGGCATTTATCGAGTTCTATTTCCCAGATGGCGAGCGGATCCTGATGGGCGGCGACCTTGGACGTTACGATGCGCCGATCATCAAGGATCCGACGCCGGTCGATTTTGCCGAGTACTTGGTGATCGAAAGCACCTATGGCAACCGGCTCCATCCAAAAGGTGACGCCAAAGAGATGCTGCTGGAGGTTGCCGAGCGAGCCATGAGAGATCGGGGGATCGTGCTGGTGCCGAGCTTTGCCATTGGACGAACCCAGGAGCTGCTTTGGTTCTGTAACGAGCTTGAAAAGGAGGGCCGATGGCCCGGTCTGCCGATCTACGTGGATTCGCCAATGGCCAACAAGGCCACGCTACTGTATTTGCAGAGCGAAGAAGACCACGACAACGAAATGAGGATCGACATGCGGGAGGGGCATTCCCCGTTCCGCCCCGACATGGTCCGCTTGATCCAAGACCGCCAGTTCTCGAAGGAACTGAACAGTTCGCCAGGCCCGTGGATGGTGATAGCTGGGAGCGGCATGTGCACGGGTGGCCGGATTCTCCACCACCTTAAAGCCCACATCGACCAACCCGGCACCACGGTTTTGTTCACCGGGTACCAAGCCGAGGGGACACTGGGCCGGGATCTTTTGGAGGGTGCAGAGCATGTCCGGATTTTTGGGGAAGAGTTGCGTGTCGCCGCCCGGTTGGAACGATTGGAGATGTTGAGCGCCCATGCGGACTATTCCGAGATGTTGCGGTGGCTGCGGGGATTCAAGGAACCTCCGAAACACACATTCATCGTCCACGGCGAACCCGATGCCGCCCTGGCTATGAAGCAACACATCATCGACGAATTGGGTTGGCAAAACCTGACGATCCCAGCCCAGGGCGATTCGTTCCAGTTGGAATAA
- a CDS encoding TIGR01777 family oxidoreductase encodes MKRAIVAGGTGFVGRHLCQELSNQGWEPVVLTRKVQSGAGFRQVQWDGKNQGEWSAEINGADAVFNLSGAPVEQKWTPEYRQVICRSRVDSTAALHQAVSAADSKPRAWVNASAVGFYGDRGDEVLGESARAGVGFLPDVCQAWERACLTPVIEGVKQVCVRNGHVLGADDGLLPVMLKLAKSFLGGAAGDGRQWMPLIHVRDLARFYIWCIDHVNSGPINGCAPEPVTNAQFMSQLRMAVGRPFSPPVPKPLLEFGTGLVGMQGSLMTMSHRAVPTLAQSLGFRWEFPTLESMLADLVK; translated from the coding sequence ATGAAAAGAGCCATTGTTGCCGGGGGAACCGGGTTTGTTGGCCGCCACCTTTGCCAAGAACTCTCCAACCAAGGCTGGGAACCAGTTGTCTTGACCCGGAAAGTTCAAAGCGGGGCCGGTTTTCGACAGGTGCAATGGGATGGCAAGAACCAGGGCGAATGGTCGGCCGAAATCAATGGGGCCGATGCCGTTTTCAATTTGAGCGGGGCACCCGTTGAGCAGAAATGGACTCCGGAGTACCGCCAAGTGATCTGCCGTTCGCGGGTGGATTCGACAGCCGCTTTGCATCAGGCGGTGAGTGCTGCCGATTCCAAACCCCGGGCGTGGGTCAACGCCAGTGCGGTCGGGTTTTATGGGGATAGAGGGGACGAGGTTTTGGGCGAGAGCGCCCGGGCCGGGGTCGGATTTTTGCCAGACGTGTGCCAGGCTTGGGAACGCGCCTGTCTCACTCCCGTTATCGAGGGTGTCAAGCAGGTCTGCGTCCGAAACGGCCACGTCCTCGGGGCGGATGACGGATTGTTGCCGGTCATGCTCAAGCTCGCCAAATCATTTTTGGGCGGGGCCGCTGGCGATGGGAGGCAGTGGATGCCTCTGATCCATGTGCGCGATTTGGCCCGGTTCTATATCTGGTGCATCGACCACGTCAACTCGGGGCCAATCAACGGTTGCGCTCCGGAACCCGTGACCAATGCACAGTTCATGTCGCAGCTCCGGATGGCGGTTGGGCGTCCGTTTTCCCCGCCCGTCCCCAAGCCGCTGTTGGAGTTTGGAACCGGTCTGGTTGGTATGCAAGGCTCCTTGATGACAATGAGCCACCGGGCCGTGCCGACTTTGGCTCAATCGCTCGGGTTCCGGTGGGAGTTCCCGACTTTGGAATCGATGCTGGCCGACTTGGTGAAGTAG
- a CDS encoding MTAP family purine nucleoside phosphorylase → MVEVDLALIGGTGIGPRLEAFGGRALAVPTPFGTMRGRVFQNNGIRYLAVQRHSAGHKTPPHLVNYRAIAAGLKAVRAKACFASAAVGCLRPEWAVGSLALCTGMVDLSGRNTTMFDQKVEHTPITDPFPAHGSLAAAAEELSIHLHQPAVYVNNPGPRYETPQEIHFARIIGGDIVGMTAGTEAVVMREAGVPYGVVALVTNHAAGMPGAILDHNDVVHNMEQGGEQVVTLMIGAARYLG, encoded by the coding sequence GTGGTTGAAGTCGACCTGGCATTGATCGGCGGAACGGGCATTGGCCCCCGGTTGGAGGCGTTTGGGGGCCGGGCCCTCGCCGTGCCCACGCCGTTTGGAACCATGCGGGGCCGGGTTTTCCAGAACAACGGGATCCGCTACCTTGCCGTCCAACGCCATTCAGCCGGGCACAAAACACCGCCCCATTTGGTCAATTACAGGGCCATCGCCGCGGGACTCAAGGCCGTCCGGGCAAAGGCGTGTTTTGCTTCCGCCGCGGTCGGTTGCCTCCGCCCGGAATGGGCTGTGGGGTCGTTGGCCCTGTGCACAGGCATGGTGGACTTGTCGGGACGCAACACCACAATGTTCGACCAAAAGGTGGAGCATACGCCCATTACAGACCCGTTCCCCGCCCACGGCTCACTGGCCGCCGCCGCTGAGGAACTTTCGATTCACCTCCACCAACCCGCAGTTTATGTCAACAACCCTGGTCCACGATACGAAACACCCCAAGAAATCCATTTCGCCAGAATCATCGGCGGTGACATCGTCGGGATGACAGCCGGAACCGAAGCCGTCGTGATGCGGGAAGCGGGAGTGCCCTACGGAGTGGTCGCTTTGGTCACAAACCACGCCGCCGGAATGCCGGGCGCCATCTTGGACCACAACGATGTTGTTCATAACATGGAACAGGGCGGCGAACAGGTGGTTACCCTCATGATTGGCGCCGCCCGATATCTGGGGTAG